AGCTTCTTTGCAGCTTTTGTTTTAtccagaaaaaaataattggGAACTTGGAGATTGCTTCTCTCTTCAAGCATTTATTTGTCAAATCAGAGAAGGAATCAGTTTGTCCCCAATCTCGAAGCCTGTTCGTGAGTAATTCTTATTTATTTTCGTGCTTGACTAGAACTCTGCTTTCTgctgtaaaaataaatcataaaatagCGTTTCCGTGAATTCTGTGAAATGATTTTCAGTTCAATACAAATGTGAGAATGGTTGGAGGTTGTTCAAGGATCATTGCTACCTTTTTGACGGAACAAAAAGGAATTTTGATGAAGCGGAAGCATTTTGTTCTTCGCCTGACAACAAGTTTGGTCATCTGGCCAGCGTTTTGGATGAGGATGAAAACTCTTTTTTTGCCGGTAAAATCTCCCGAAAAAAAATGGATTTTATTTCATTCGGTCTCATTTAATGGTTGTTTAGGGCTTTGTTATAAACTTGCAATTTACCAGGGAACTTGAAGGGACAGTCGTGGATTGGAATGACTGACAGGGTAACGGAAGGTACTTTTATTTGGATCGATGGTTCCCCAGCTGTAAGTAATAACAATTCTTCATGTACATACCTACTGTAGTCTGTAAGGAATTGGCCAAATTCTCAAAACTACTTTGTGGACTAGAAGGAGTAAATCATTCAGATAAATTTGAAGAGATTTTTGGTGACCGTGTACAAGTGTTGACTTTACCGAcctatttattgttttattaactCATCTGCAGTTATTTATAGCTTTCATTGACCTTTTGCCCTTTACTAAGCTGTTGCTCTTgctacttttaaattttgaaatctttGACTGCATTGAGTCAATAGTGGTCGTGGTACTGACTGGTGATCATGGTTTATTGTGGTTGTCAGCTATTTCCATGGGTAATGATTACTTTTGCGATTAGTTGCTTCACCTCCTGTGGTTGATTGTGTAGACATATTTGTATAAAAGGTGCCTTGCACTATGAAGTCCATGAGTGCTGTTGTCCTTGAGTAAACGTTGCTGACAGATCTATTTATTACCAAATGTGTCACGTCCTATGTGAAGGGTCAGAATAAACAGCAGCGAAACCCTTCAAAGCTTGCAGCCTGTGGCAACTGCTGCTCTTATCGACTACATTGCTCCATTCCTACCATAGTGGCTTGCACCATTATGTTGTGGATAGTGTTTTAACGTTACTGCTTACCTTTGCAAAGGATTACTTTAACTGGAAATTGAAGCAGCCCAACTCGGATGGAGATTGTGTCAGGATGATTGGGATTGACGATGACAACGCGTGGGGGCAGTTCAATGATCAGCCTTGCACCAACACAGATTACACAATCTGCAAAATCCCTGCTGGTTGGTGATGcaacttcttttcattttgATGTTTTGCATGATATGAGCTTGTATGCACGGTGATATTTCACTAAGACTTGCTTTCTCATTTTCCCGTGCATGTTTCGTGAATCATTGGTTGGTTCCTTGAAACTTGCAAATTATAATGATTATAACATGGCAGCCTAATGCGTGTGTTAAAATCGAGTTATCAGCATGTAGCCGTGATCTTTTATTGAATTCACTTTTTAGTTAGGCCCATTACCATGACCAGACTGCTAACTTTGCAAtgtgtttacaaaattttgcttttaaaaatttgcatcccTACAGGCCTAGTGTTCACAGGCGCTGTTGTTTGACTAACTGAAAACTTTGCTGTCTCCTGTGCAAACATAAACTATTTCATATAATCGTAAAGCAAACGATTCTGTACTGACACAAGACATGCATGAAAGTTAGAAGCACATGAGCCACAAACTTAACAGTCTTGTGCCGTGATATGCTTCTTTTGTTGTCAAATGCCAAAGATAAAATtgtaaagaaaacaatttgatgtttattgaTTGGTTCTGTGATTGCAAGTGAGATTAGAAGAAGGATGGATCTTGATAGATGTTATTTTGGTCCTCGGGTCCTTTTGCATGAGATTGGCCGTTAATTCTCATaaaatttcaatgtttgtaATACTGAACAACAACCTACATGCGTGTTATGTCACTGAGTTCTCCGGTTTATTTTCTAGTgactttttgtaaatttcaacCCTAATTGCCTGAGTTATATGATTGAGACGTTGAGACCTctttaaaaattgctttaactGGAAACTTGGTCAGCCTAGAGCTGATGGTGACTGCATAAGAATGATTGGTGTTGACGGTGACAATGCTTGGGCCGGTTCAATGATCGTGCTTGCACAGAGGCCGGTTCACTGATATGTAAAATCCTAGCGGGTTTAATTCCCCACAAATTATGAGATCTAATTCATGTGATTGTGAATGACCTGAGTACATTTGTATATACAGCATGCAAATGGATTGTAATAAGTTTATTCAGTCATAATTGTAGGAttaatcaatatttttttaaatttttcttttgttttagaGCCTACGAGTCCTTATACACCTACAGTTGACAGTGAGTGgtgttgttataaaaatattttaatctgAAATAGTGAGAACAATTTTTAaggttattttgttttcagccGACCCAAATGAAGGCCTGTGTGGGACTGGTTATTATCATAATTCGGGAACTCACAAATGCTACAAAATTGTGTCTGATTATGAAAGGTGCGTTGCTATGTCATGGGAAGGCGTCAAGTTGTCTAATCACAAATTTGTGTGTTATTCCAATGCATAACAACTCTTTTGGATGCAGATCTTGGGCAGATGCGAGACTTCACTGCCAGCAGGATGGTGGAGATCTTGTGAGCATCAATTCGCCTGAGGAGCAATCTTTCCTGGAATGTGGGTTCTTTTATAAGGCATTTTACTTAACGTAGTTTGCTCATAGTATTTCAGTTTGTCACAATGTTATGCGCATGCATTCATCGCCACATGCATTTGCGCCCTTGTGTGATTATGCCCTCATGTAATTGCGCCCTTGTGTGGTTATGCCCACATGTAATTGCGCCCTCATGTGGTTATGCCCACATGTAATTGAGCCCTCCTGTGGTTATGCCCACGTGTAATTGAGCCCTCCTGTGGTTATGATCACATGTAATTGCGCCCTCCTGTGGTTATGATCACATGTAATTGCGCCCTCATGTGGTTATGCCCACATGTAATTGCGCCCTCATGTGGTTATGCCCACATGTAATTGCGCCATCCTGTGGTTATGATCATATGTAATTGCGCCCTCCTGTGGTTATGCCCACATGTAATTACGCCCTCATGTGGTTATGCCCAAATGTGATTGTGCCCTCCTGTGGTTATTTTCCACATGCAATTACGCCCTCATGTGGTTATGCCTACATGTAATTGCGCCCTCATGTGGTTATGCCCACATGTAATTGCGCCCTCATGTGGTTATGCCCACATGTGATTGCGCCCTCATGTGGTTATGCCCAAATGTGATTACGCCCTCATGTGGTTATGTCCACATGTAATTGCGCCCTCATGTGGTTATGCCCACATGTGATTGCGCCATCCTGTGGTTATGCCCACATGTGATTGCGCCCTCATGTGGTTATGCCCAAATGTGATTACGCCCTCATGTGGTTATGCCCACATGTAATTGCGCCCTCATGTGGTTATGCCCACATGTGATTGCGCCATCCTGTGGTTATGCCCACATGTGATTGCGCCCTCATGTGGTTATGCCCAAATGTGATTACGCCCTCATGTGGTTATGTCCACATGTAATTGCGCCCTCATGTGGTTATGCCCACATGTTATTGCGCCATCCTGTGGTTATGCTCACATGTGATTGCGCCCTCATGTGGTTATGCCCAAATGTGATTACGCCCTCATGTGGTTATGCCCACATGTAATTGCGCCCTCATGTGGTTATGCCCACATGTGATTGCGCCATCCTGTGGTTATGTCCACATGTGATTGCGCCCTCATATGGTTATGACCAAATGTGATTACGCCCTCATGTGGTTATTCACATGTATAATTGTGCTTTTAAGATCATCATTAGTTTTTTCTGAGGCTTTTTTTTCCGAAAGTTGTATTGCCATATATCTGGCAATTGCATAATAACCAACTTGACCATGCATGGACTGCTTTAATAAACTTTCGTAAATGCAAAGCCATAATGCCACGTGAACGTTACAACTTTGGTTCAAATTCTACTGcagtaatttttaaatagCGATGACTATTCCTGCACAAATACGCTGCTTGTACGTACATTCAGACACAATTCCATGGGAAGGTTGTTCTGTGAGGCATTATTACACAGGCACAGATTTGCTTCAATGCTTTTGGAAGGCATAAATACTACGTGGAACACACAAATTATATAGCTACAATTAGCTGgtggtgtttttgtttttctaagTTCATCTCTCCTATCTAAGTGTGGGCTCCGTGTGGATAGGAGGTATCGATCAATACAATGGCCCAGATGGTTTACCTGACGTTGTGCAAAATTCATTTGATGGAGGTTGGCAATGGAGCGACGATTCACCTTTCAACTTTGTCAACTGGAATGCAGGTATCCATAAACATCATATTATGAGTATCGTTTGGCATAACTTGTAGCGAGGTGGTGAGCGTGAGTTCATGTGGCTTTAGGTGAACCAAATACCCAAGGTGATGAAGATTGTGTAGAGATGTACACAGGTACAGGGTTGTGGAATGATATAACCTGCACCAACCCTTATGGATATGTTTGTGAAAAAGAAGACCCTGAACAGTACGTTTAACTTTATTGTCGACAAAACTTTGTGGAGTTTGTACaaatatttgtacataaaagttttgttcacTATTATGGTTATAATTTGTCAACCTCTCGTATGCTGGACGATGACGTCTGTGAATGTTGGTAATTCTTCGGTAAACCTTCTGAATTATTCTTCCTCTGTACTCCTGTATCGTCTCAAGAAGGTTGTGGGGCAGCAGCCTTAAGAACCCCATAAATAGTTATTGCTTGCCTCCAAATCTGCCATTTCGGCTAAAGAGATATCTTATCATGTCTAAGCCAGGTCAGTTATGTAATTATATCACCTGGTTCTTGGTCGACTCGTTGGTCTTTTACTGGATGATGTGGCAAGTATGACTTCATTTGCATGTCTTTGCTGAAGCATCATAGTTGGGACCTCAACATTTAGAAATTCACGGATTTCTGTGCTAATCATTTGATTCAGTATCATTAAACCAAAAACCtttcttaaaatttcaatttcttaAGCCTAGAAAGTGCACTCTTTTGATGAATTATTATTGTTCATATTTCAATTTGTGAAATAACATATTAgattatatattataattatcaaatatatttcaaattgtGGTGTTAGGTTGGAAGAATGATTTACAGTCAGGTTTtgataaaaacgttttatttccATTGAGTTCAAGATTATTGAATTAAGTATAAGCCTGATCttaatgaaaattgtttcagCCTTTCTTAAAACATTCTTTGACTacaaaatttcagttttatttttctctagAATCCTTGAActcaaaatgtaataaaatcaTGTTGCTTGTGCAGCGTTGAAAGTCCGGCTGACTGCACATCTGCTGATTGTTGCTTTCGTCACGTTGGCTTTGAGAAAGGCGGTTCGATGGATGACAGCCAGCTCTCGGCGTCGTCGCAACTTGACCAATATTCTGGAGCTGAACGTGGCCGATTAAACACTTTGGATCAATATGTGTGAGCATGACAGCAATTTGTGTGAGAATAACAGCTGTTTGAGTGCGATTGATTAATTTATTCATGTGCTGCtaactttaaaaatcaaactaaTTTTTATGAGAGCAACATTTTCATGAAACCTTGCAGTCCCCTGCTAGATGTGGGACCTGGTCGCGGGGCGTGGGTCGCTGCTGACACCGACTCGAAACCTTGGCTTAAGGTTGATTTACTTGCCTGGTACGAGATAAGAGGCATTGTGAGCCAGGTAAAGTCCAAACGTGTTTATATCGTGAATATCAACAAGTGCAGTCTTTTGCTTTCTTTAACTGTTAGGGTCGAAATGGATTAAGCCAGCCTAACAATCAAAACGACTGGGTGAAGCAATACAGTGTGCAGTATATGATAAATCCTGTCACCTCTGAATTTGAAGATTACACGGATGTGGATGGATCGGTTTTGGTAAGATGCTGTTGGAACATATTTGATATGAAGTTGGTAGTTTTAAGACTTTTCATTGGTGATTTATGTCGCTGAAACTTATGTGATTGTTCTCAGATATTTGATGGCAACTACGACCAGGATGACCAGGTCACCAACATATTTCCTCGGCCTGTCGTTACGACAGCAATCAAGATTTTCCCCACATCGTGTCGGAAGAAATGTGCGATGAGAGTTGAACTGGTTGGGTGCCCACCATCGTAagtcatagacatcttataccTTATTTGCTTTATGAAGTTATATTCTTCGAATCCAAAAAATTGAGTATATAACTGACCCTATATCTTCAATGAATCTGTAAGTATCATTTCTTGCGAGAAAAAACCTCATTTTTGCCAGATGTCTCAACTCACTTGGTGTCTCCACAAACTCCATCGACCTCGCTTCTGAGTTCCCAGTCCTTGGAAACGAGATGTTCTCTGCCTCTTCACAGCAAGCCGGGTTTGAGCCGTTCAACGCCAGACTGGATTATTCAGAAGGAAGTGAGCATCTATCTATCGCTTCTTTCCATTTTGACTTGGATTTCTAGCTCGTATTTCAATGTTTTGCGTGCAACAGATGCTACAACCATCCAGAATTACCTGCTTGATGACGCAACAATGACGTATGACACGGCCAGGGCGCATTGCATCAGCAATGGAGCTGATTTGTGcttaaaaagtgaaatttgcGTCAATGGCGAACCAACCCTGATAGGAATTCAGGCTGGTGACCAATGGGCTCCAATAAGGTAAAATTATGGATTATTATCTGACCTGACTGATTATTACCAGGTTGCTTCAATTCTTTGTAGAGATGGTTACAATGACTGGGTTGAACTTGGCAATGATAATGCTGATGACGGGAGGGGCCGTGTTTGTTATCGTCACAATGAATATTATGCCCCTCCTTCTTGGGGCATCACCACTGGTTCCTGCCCTCCCTGGAACACACAGAAAACCTGCGATTTAAAAGGAAATGTGTTTTGCTGCCGTAAGTGTTATCAAAAGACCAGAGCTTGTCGTAATTTCAGAAACTAAATAACTACGAGTCATCGCTTATGGTCACTATCACGTAATTAgttaattacgtaataattgtCAGAACGCCCTGTTTAggaatttttgtgttttgtcactttttaaCAAAGTAGTCTTGTGGGctgaatgaatgaatgtaAGTATGTTGGTAGGCTTCGAAATTATCAGTGGTTATGGCGATTACCAAAAATCGAAGACACTTTCATTCACAGAAGGCAGAACAATTCATTACTAAAGACATAAGGTTAAGTTAAGCAAACAATTGGCTGAAGACATGTAAGGCAGACTGAATGTAAATTAGAATGatcaaaacatttcttttagtTAGTGTGCTACGTGGTAAGTATAATCAGTTCACCTTGCGAATATAAGCTTTCCGCTAAACAGCATCATCGTTTTGTAATAACTTAATATTTTTGGGCAATACTTACgttacaaaaagttctcaaTTACGACTAGCTCTATTTGCTCATAGCTATGCTTGAACCTTAAATCGGCAACTCCTTCAAACGGTAAAgatttcatgtttttaaaacctttttcCATTTAGCTGTCAATACAAAAAGCTGGAAACCAACTTCCAGCAGCAGAAATGAATGGATTCAAGTTGATCTGGGAGCCATAAGAAAGGTAGAATACGGGATTTCTCTTTGTTTTGCTCATTTATATCAGAATGAATTCATGCATTTTCAGATATCAGGAGTTGCGGTTCAGGGGGATCCCTCGTCAGAAGATAGAGTGACAGGATACCATATTTTATTCAGCGATGAAGGCCAAGATTTTGAAACTTACCGAAGTCCAGATGGCCAGGAACAGGTTAGTTTTGCTTAAGGTGATTTCCCATGCTGCTCGGCATTTTGTCTGCGTTTTATGCAATGAgagaaaatataaattttccTTCAGATATTCCCGGGGAGCGCGAACCGCAACACACCCGTAGAAGGATACCTGCGTGAGCCGATCTCTAGTCGATACATCCGCATCAAGCCTCAGTCGTGGAACAATAACATCGCTCTTCGGATGGACATCCTTGGATGCAACGTTCAGGGTCAGTGCCACTTTGCTCTCTGTTCTTATAGCGCGCTCTGTAGTGAGAGTATATGCACATGTGCAAATCTCGTGTAGAAATCTTTGACAGTTTCAGcaataatttttgttgataATCTGGGATGGGCTTAAATCAATTTGACTGTTGGCCTGGTAAAGAAGTCCTCACGAGACCGTTAAGTCAGGAATTTTGTCCATTTCAAACATACTGAGTGAAGAAGTCCATCCATCAAGGTTGAGTGCTGTAAGAGTTTTATGAAGAGCAGAAACCTTTTGTCAGACTTTTAATTTAAAGGCAGCAATAGAAAGATCAGATTGACATCTGGGAATCTGAAACACAATCTGAATATATCaactattttctttattttcgtGAATACGATTCCTGCAAACAAGTTTGGGCCAAgttctttattgttttaaacagCAAAAGAGCAGAATGTGGTGAAAAGTTCAAACTTCCTTCCCCTCTTCGCTTCTTGCTTATGTCAAGCGCGATAGTTTAACTTTGGTGATTTGCAAAGACATCAAAATCATTACTTGAATTCAAACctttttacagtatattttaCTCACCCCACAATGATATGAAACCTGTTGGTGTTTTAGATCGGGCTGACTGCACAGACAAAGCTTTGGATTACACTGACAGTTCTTTCATCATCGATTGTCCTGGAGGTTGCGATAAAGTTGCCGACAAAGTTTGGGGAACCGGAGTTTACACCGACGACTCATACATTTGCGCTGCCGCCATCCATGATGGGAGATACGTCGGTAAGTTGTATGTTTGTGACAAGATTTTCAAGCCACGTCACATAACTTCACAATAAACTCTGCAATATTTGCTTTCCAGCAAGCCATGGTGGTACAGTTACAGTTAAAAAGGTGGCGGGCCAATCATCATATAAAGGCTCCAAACAGCACGGAATCACGTCCCTGGATTATGAGTCGTGGCCGGGCTCCATCACATTTCAAGGTTATTTTCGTGGTTGACATCGATTTCGAATCAGATATTGCAATCAATGTTGCAAAGTCATCAAGATGGTTAAACCAAATACTTAATTTCTTGGCTAGGCGACCATCTTGGTTGTCCAACTGGTTGGACTGGTTGGCAGGATTGGTGTTACTACGTCACTAGAAGAACGTCAATGGTTGATTACAGCACTGCCCGGGACATCTGCCAATCATATGGTGGAGACCTGGCCAGTATCCACAGTCAAGCTGAACAGGACTTCGTTGTGAGCCACAATATTTATGGATGTAAGTATCCGGGATGTTTTTATGCGGTGACCTCTCGCTGGCGGCTCTCACTGCTCTTTCTATGCTTAGTGATGATCCCTGATGATTTGTGGATCGGAATGACGGACTTTGAACGAACCAACTACTTCAAGTGGGAAGATGGTACTGACGTCACCTACACCATGTGGAACTTCAATGAACCGAACGGAGGAGACAGGGAGCATTGCGTCCAGATGTATTCCATCAGGTATCCTTGACTCTACTTCATATAAAGACCgtcagaaatattttcatatcaAATCCGTTCCTTGTTAGTGGTTTCTGGAATGACAAAAGCTGCGACGCTGAGATGAACTTCATGTGCAAAATGGATAAAATTCCTGTCAACCAGCAACAGAGCGCAGTGGATGGCTGCCCCAATGGATGGGTTGCTTATGAAGCTTCTTGTTATTTATTTGATATCTCTGCTTCTGTGTGGACCAATGCGGAGGACTTTTGCTCGTAAGTTCTAGAGGTGCTGAGAGGATCTTGCTCTCGGGATAAATATCTTCATGTCCTTGCACTTTATCAGGGACCAGGGCGGCCATCTTGCTGCAATCACGAGCTACCATGAACAAATGTTTGTGGCAAGTCAAGCCGCGCAGACCTCCCACCCAGATATTGATCAAAACTTCTACATCGGGCTTGGAGCATTCGTTGAACCAAGTGGTTCCCTGGTGTTTAGATGGTCTTCAGGGGAGCTTGTGACCTTTACTGCTTGGGATAGAGACCAACCATGTAAGATGTTGATGTTCTTGCTGAGTGGATAATTAGTCATGAACGAATAAAACATCTCGTATTTGCAGACATCCTTCACAAATGTGTCTTTCCATTTCTCTATGAGGGGGTTGAGTACTACACCTGCATTTCGAAGGGGAGACCCTATGAGCTGATCGGTGAGTCTAGTTTTCACGCAATAGTTACCAGAGTGACAATATCAGGGAAGTGCAGAACCCGAACCTCGACAGTTTTCACTCTCAGATCTGCCCAAATGTAAACGTCTGCGCAAATAAACACAAAGCATGTGATGGCCAGAGAGCTTGTTTCATATCAGCTGAAAGATTTATATTGCTTCGTAATTTTCACTACAATCGCTACAAAGTTAGTCGTTTCCACAGTCGGCGCCCGACGTGCTGACCCTGTTTGACACTTAACCCCGGAAACTGCaggaaaaaaaaacacaaaaatcaaaacgtCATTAAACGAGAAAAACCGACAGAATCACGTAGCAGATAATCTACACAGTGCGATGCTTGTTAATTAAATCAAATACAACCAGttattttgattcaaactCTCTCCTGTCCCATTATTTGCAACCGGCATTTCTTTGTGCGTTTGCTATAGTCCTTATAGTGCCAGGCTCACACAAACATAATCCTTTGGCATATTTATTTAACCAACACTTATGGCGCGAGTGTATTGGCTACGGTTCactactttttgaacaattaaTCCACGAATCCACATATGAATGGATTCATGCCAAATATACATAAGACCTGTACCCCAGTCGTCGTAGCCAACACTGTAACGGCAAAGAGATTTTGTTCAGATTTAAGTCTCTTTATTTGTcttgttatgacgtcatactttcGTGCACGTTGAAGTCAAAAGCTTGAGTTGTTGCAAGTTCGAGATTTCATTAAATCTCCACATCACTGGGCACATTAGCAACGATTTTCATTGTTGCAGGAGGTCCGTGGTGTTCCGCTGACGCAGTTTACACCAACCACCCTGTCCCATGCGAGGGCGTAGAGAGTGGCCAGGTTGGCTGCATTGTGCTCAACAAAGACAACGGTTTATGGTCGCAAGCCGACCCAGTGGGATGTGGGTCACCTGAGTACAGGTTCGGCGAGATTGTCTTCACAGCAACATCATATAACTCATTCGCCTTTTAACTcgattttgttgttaatttttcaGGGTGTGTGAGATTCCTCGAGAGGGTTACACAACCCCCCAAGGGCCCACCACACCGAGCCCCAATGGAAACTGTCCATTCGGCTGGTACGGTTACAACAACGGCACGTTCTGTTACCAGGTGACATTTCTACCCACCTACGGCTTCTGCTCTTTATTTCTGTCTAACATTTCATCATTTTGTCAAAGATCAACGAACTTATAGATGTCGCTGATCAACTGAGTTGGGAGCAAGCGAAGCTTCATTGCGAGTCGCAAGGATCAGTGCTGGCCAGCATCCACAGTCCACAGGAAGAAGCGATTATCGCCTCAGCCATACAGTGAGTCCGCAAAATTCGGACTCTGCCAAGCTCACTTTTGCCCCTTCACCACTTGCCTGTGATTGTTTTAACTCAATGTTTCAGGGGTTTGAACGGGAACTACGCGGTCTGGATTGGCTTAAAGAGGGAGATGGACGGCACATACGGCTGGTCCGACAAGACACCGCTCGCTTACACAAATTGGGTGACAGCATCTTGACAACTcaacaaaattaatatttgaAGATCTGATCTCAATTCAGTCTTTTCATTACATGGGTTTGTTTGGTATTGCGCGTATAAATGAAagttggaaatattttcagggTGATGATGAACCAAACAATCACAATGGCAGAGAAGATTGTGTCGAAGCTACGTTTTACCCAGGAAACATTTACTGGAATGATCTAAACTGTGACTCTGTGAGGAATTGGGTGTGCAAAGTGGAAAGAGGTTTGCTTTGTTTCACAAAATCTCGATTCACTGATCACTATGCtcaggttttatttttacttttacaggCAAAGATCTTGTCACACCCGCCACCTTTCCAGCTGGAACTTTGTGTAAGTAAAACTTATTCGACGAAATGGCCACTTGATTGCTCCTCGTTTCATTGCGACTgccattatgacgtcagataGA
Above is a window of Clavelina lepadiformis chromosome 8, kaClaLepa1.1, whole genome shotgun sequence DNA encoding:
- the LOC143468456 gene encoding uncharacterized protein LOC143468456 gives rise to the protein MTSRAAQVAGFILLLSVYDVCGEQCDTDRGFIQQGSNCFNFVQLEMSWHDANDYCLKNFDSYLTSIISSTEQAYIAGLSDLDLWIGLSDTETPGSFSWVNGHDTLALYENWVGGQRPSITNRGSTCVKTNSTLNDQWNAARCSEEKMFVCKKGLSETCPDGWNYFNGKCYNFYLNDNYFTTWSRARDFCQEQNSDLLKIESADEQQYIASYFSQWREDGILQVWLGISDLQMDDYFRWSDGSIISYTQWDTDPSEIRHPGVDDCGWLYTGKEKNNWELGDCFSLQAFICQIREGISLSPISKPVLQYKCENGWRLFKDHCYLFDGTKRNFDEAEAFCSSPDNKFGHLASVLDEDENSFFAGNLKGQSWIGMTDRVTEGTFIWIDGSPADYFNWKLKQPNSDGDCVRMIGIDDDNAWGQFNDQPCTNTDYTICKIPAEPTSPYTPTVDTDPNEGLCGTGYYHNSGTHKCYKIVSDYERSWADARLHCQQDGGDLVSINSPEEQSFLEFHLSYLSVGSVWIGGIDQYNGPDGLPDVVQNSFDGGWQWSDDSPFNFVNWNAGEPNTQGDEDCVEMYTGTGLWNDITCTNPYGYVCEKEDPEHVESPADCTSADCCFRHVGFEKGGSMDDSQLSASSQLDQYSGAERGRLNTLDQYVPLLDVGPGRGAWVAADTDSKPWLKVDLLAWYEIRGIVSQGRNGLSQPNNQNDWVKQYSVQYMINPVTSEFEDYTDVDGSVLIFDGNYDQDDQVTNIFPRPVVTTAIKIFPTSCRKKCAMRVELVGCPPSCLNSLGVSTNSIDLASEFPVLGNEMFSASSQQAGFEPFNARLDYSEGNATTIQNYLLDDATMTYDTARAHCISNGADLCLKSEICVNGEPTLIGIQAGDQWAPIRDGYNDWVELGNDNADDGRGRVCYRHNEYYAPPSWGITTGSCPPWNTQKTCDLKGNVFCCPVNTKSWKPTSSSRNEWIQVDLGAIRKISGVAVQGDPSSEDRVTGYHILFSDEGQDFETYRSPDGQEQIFPGSANRNTPVEGYLREPISSRYIRIKPQSWNNNIALRMDILGCNVQDRADCTDKALDYTDSSFIIDCPGGCDKVADKVWGTGVYTDDSYICAAAIHDGRYVASHGGTVTVKKVAGQSSYKGSKQHGITSLDYESWPGSITFQGDHLGCPTGWTGWQDWCYYVTRRTSMVDYSTARDICQSYGGDLASIHSQAEQDFVVSHNIYGLMIPDDLWIGMTDFERTNYFKWEDGTDVTYTMWNFNEPNGGDREHCVQMYSISGFWNDKSCDAEMNFMCKMDKIPVNQQQSAVDGCPNGWVAYEASCYLFDISASVWTNAEDFCSDQGGHLAAITSYHEQMFVASQAAQTSHPDIDQNFYIGLGAFVEPSGSLVFRWSSGELVTFTAWDRDQPYILHKCVFPFLYEGVEYYTCISKGRPYELIGGPWCSADAVYTNHPVPCEGVESGQVGCIVLNKDNGLWSQADPVGCGSPEYRVCEIPREGYTTPQGPTTPSPNGNCPFGWYGYNNGTFCYQINELIDVADQLSWEQAKLHCESQGSVLASIHSPQEEAIIASAIQGLNGNYAVWIGLKREMDGTYGWSDKTPLAYTNWGDDEPNNHNGREDCVEATFYPGNIYWNDLNCDSVRNWVCKVERGKDLVTPATFPAGTLSPQICGSDVDWVAYTNPSGQQKCYYFGNSPVQSWHQSNTYCQSLGGSLVSITSLDEQQFITGRASKTGVTNLWIGLVQDTMNGPFLWVDGSPVVFENWQAGGQPNDNFGQELCVEAAASNGLWSDSNCGLTFGFICQKFVGAQPMTPDPTPVLPGGCPYNWLPYGSKCFLEVGFTDQSLRSNWEDSEAYCESNNGFLASITNEYYSAFLTSQLFACPSNIWIGLNSRGSDLQFKWSDNSDVQYTNWAPGEPNNSEGGEECAELRWEAKDAGQWNDYRCKETLPFFCSREKSTDFSPEYQGDNSKCPSGHDFVQWDTGCYKVYSLSIDQMSWKDARDKCRAEGQVSGFTMDLASVWNVYENNFLQTFFWPQTDAAFQYIYLGMYYELNTTTGENSFKWSDQSPTFYTRWGTNEPQIPASTTGCVVMDTHGTWMMMSESECQSMRFPFICKHETLTIPVQDPGAGTCEEHWAALGDYCYLVTPGHNSIDLRSWGDADKECQNRMGYLASIHSDIENKAFVSWTDQKNVWIGLQRNGWGGWDWIDKTPLDFTKWAEGEPSDSGETGEACVELYTNGGWNDAFCSTTRGFICKKHKTYSTCAYPIDQRDDCGYDGISEYECISRGCCWDEAGSGPHPCFYSKADSACIEKGGTCKDYRYVSCELGYETNLCSGGAESQCCFSCASDDDVCNDQVTEWETGDEQCEAGGYGTCQYDSNYCASGSYESGKCGGPTDRRCCVVNPPTLPPDFPTTTTVKPGTTTTSGHGETTTTPPVVVTTTTNGPTIINQPGGGGGGLDGGAIAGIVIAVLFIVVGGGVAFYFYRRGDMKVPDIKVPFSSGSSRQATGGFTNPIIYSQDSVTMGNDDNEFDA